The proteins below are encoded in one region of Amycolatopsis magusensis:
- the rpmH gene encoding 50S ribosomal protein L34 translates to MAKGKRTFQPNNRRRARTHGFRLRMRTRAGRAILAARRRKGRQELSA, encoded by the coding sequence GTGGCAAAGGGTAAGCGCACCTTCCAGCCGAACAACCGCCGACGCGCGCGGACCCACGGGTTCCGGCTGCGCATGCGGACCCGTGCCGGCCGGGCCATCTTGGCGGCCCGTCGTCGCAAGGGCCGTCAAGAACTGTCCGCCTGA
- the rnpA gene encoding ribonuclease P protein component, whose product MLPATARLRRSEDFRSVMRGGVRAGRKRLVVHAIPGDADGASGSRAGFVVSKAVGNSVVRHRVARRLRHLVSARLGTLPGGSSLVVRALPAAATATSAELGSDLDSALRRLGLLSGSAGGARKDPPSRVDGPSV is encoded by the coding sequence ATGTTGCCGGCCACCGCTCGACTGCGGCGGAGCGAAGACTTCCGTTCGGTCATGCGCGGTGGCGTCCGGGCCGGACGCAAACGCCTGGTGGTCCACGCGATCCCCGGTGACGCGGACGGTGCCAGTGGCAGCAGGGCGGGCTTCGTCGTGAGTAAGGCCGTCGGGAACTCGGTGGTGCGCCACCGGGTGGCCCGGCGGTTGCGTCATCTCGTATCCGCGCGGCTTGGAACGCTTCCGGGTGGTAGCTCGTTGGTCGTTCGGGCCCTGCCTGCCGCTGCCACCGCCACCAGTGCGGAACTCGGTTCGGATCTCGACTCGGCGTTGCGCCGGCTCGGCCTCCTGTCCGGTTCCGCCGGCGGGGCACGCAAGGATCCACCCTCGCGCGTAGACGGGCCATCGGTGTGA
- the yidD gene encoding membrane protein insertion efficiency factor YidD yields the protein MGVSETRSDEGSPAPVPRPGPVAWVLLLPVRFYRKAISPFLPPSCRFYPSCSAYAQEALTRHGAARGSYLAVRRLLRCGPWTPPGRDPVPEVFAWRHHRPGTSTEE from the coding sequence ATCGGTGTGAGCGAAACACGAAGTGATGAGGGCAGCCCGGCACCCGTGCCGCGGCCGGGCCCGGTCGCGTGGGTACTTCTGCTCCCGGTGCGCTTCTACCGCAAAGCGATCTCCCCCTTCCTGCCGCCCAGCTGCCGGTTCTACCCCAGCTGCAGTGCCTACGCGCAGGAAGCACTGACCCGGCACGGCGCTGCCCGCGGGAGTTACCTCGCGGTGCGCCGGCTGCTGCGCTGCGGGCCGTGGACCCCTCCCGGCCGGGACCCGGTACCCGAGGTCTTCGCCTGGCGCCACCACCGACCTGGTACATCTACCGAGGAGTAG
- the yidC gene encoding membrane protein insertase YidC, producing the protein MLDFIYYPVSFILWCWHKVFGLVFGEASAVAWVLAIIFLTFTVRGIMFKPFVNQVRSMKKMQDFAPEIKKVQKKYANDKQRQALEMQKLQKEHGVNPLGSCLPMLLQIPVFIGLNHVLRMFTVNPNGGEKTENYFFDKGGVESYVNAKLFGVNLGDAIHNTQILAGEAASSGWHWYVAPVAIPLMIVASIATHLTARHSVARQNPASATQQTAMMNKLTLYIFPLGVLVFGALFPIGLLIYWLANNGWTLMQQRLVYTKIDKEEEKKKAEAIEKRNTVAPKVGQKPKVGQKPVQKKNPAAQTGADKPGQSQAKKKPGSPHGFAQGSSTAAGKKGSGAAKKPNSASAPKPDSPSDAKTNSNSNSNENGSGVPGLISDSTKKSGRKRR; encoded by the coding sequence GTGCTCGACTTCATCTACTACCCCGTGTCCTTCATCCTGTGGTGTTGGCACAAGGTATTCGGGCTGGTGTTCGGCGAGGCCAGCGCCGTGGCCTGGGTCCTGGCGATCATCTTCCTGACCTTCACCGTCCGCGGCATCATGTTCAAGCCGTTCGTGAACCAGGTCCGGTCGATGAAGAAGATGCAGGACTTCGCGCCGGAGATCAAGAAGGTCCAGAAGAAGTACGCCAACGACAAACAGCGCCAGGCGCTGGAGATGCAGAAGCTCCAGAAGGAGCACGGCGTCAACCCGCTCGGCAGCTGCCTGCCGATGCTGCTGCAGATCCCGGTGTTCATCGGCCTGAACCACGTGCTGCGGATGTTCACGGTCAACCCGAACGGCGGGGAGAAGACCGAGAACTACTTCTTCGACAAGGGCGGCGTCGAGTCCTACGTCAACGCGAAGCTGTTCGGTGTCAACCTCGGCGACGCGATCCACAACACGCAGATCCTCGCGGGTGAAGCGGCCTCGAGCGGCTGGCACTGGTACGTGGCCCCGGTCGCGATCCCGCTGATGATCGTCGCGTCCATCGCGACCCACCTGACCGCGCGGCACTCGGTGGCCCGCCAGAACCCGGCGTCGGCGACCCAGCAGACCGCGATGATGAACAAGCTGACGCTGTACATCTTCCCGCTCGGTGTGCTCGTCTTCGGCGCGCTCTTCCCGATCGGCCTGCTCATCTACTGGCTGGCGAACAACGGCTGGACCCTGATGCAGCAGCGCCTGGTCTACACGAAGATCGACAAGGAAGAGGAGAAGAAGAAGGCCGAGGCGATCGAGAAGCGCAACACCGTCGCGCCGAAGGTCGGCCAGAAGCCCAAGGTCGGGCAGAAGCCGGTGCAGAAGAAGAACCCGGCGGCCCAGACCGGCGCGGACAAGCCGGGCCAGTCGCAGGCGAAGAAGAAGCCCGGCTCCCCGCACGGTTTCGCCCAGGGCAGCAGCACCGCCGCCGGCAAGAAGGGCTCCGGCGCGGCGAAGAAGCCGAACTCCGCCTCGGCGCCGAAGCCGGACTCCCCCTCGGACGCGAAGACGAACTCCAACTCGAACTCCAACGAGAACGGCTCGGGCGTGCCCGGCCTGATCAGCGACTCAACGAAGAAGTCTGGCCGGAAGCGCCGCTGA
- a CDS encoding Jag family protein, with amino-acid sequence MAETAEAVDTESEETEVAEATEAPAAPAKNGVDDDLLVKEGDIAGDYLERLLDLLDYDGDIDLDVEAGRAIVSIDGGEDLEKLVGSRGNVLEALQELTRLAVQQETGSRSRLMLDIAGWRADRREELRELGRSTAETVLASGERVRLQPMSPFERKVVHDAVAAIDGVRSESEGEDPKRRVVVFPS; translated from the coding sequence ATGGCGGAAACGGCCGAAGCGGTCGACACCGAGAGCGAGGAGACCGAGGTCGCCGAGGCGACAGAGGCTCCTGCTGCTCCGGCGAAGAACGGTGTGGACGACGACCTCCTGGTGAAGGAGGGCGACATCGCGGGCGACTACCTGGAGCGCCTGCTGGACCTGCTGGACTACGACGGCGACATCGATCTGGACGTCGAAGCGGGCCGGGCGATCGTCAGCATCGACGGCGGTGAAGACCTGGAGAAGCTGGTCGGCTCCCGGGGCAACGTCCTCGAAGCCCTGCAGGAGCTGACCCGCCTGGCGGTCCAACAGGAGACGGGCTCCCGGAGCCGGCTCATGCTGGACATCGCAGGCTGGCGGGCGGACCGCCGGGAGGAGCTGCGGGAGCTGGGCCGCTCCACCGCGGAGACCGTGCTCGCAAGCGGCGAACGAGTCCGCCTGCAGCCGATGAGCCCCTTCGAACGCAAGGTGGTCCACGACGCCGTCGCCGCCATCGACGGTGTGCGGAGCGAGAGCGAGGGCGAGGACCCGAAGCGCCGAGTGGTGGTCTTCCCCTCCTGA
- the rsmG gene encoding 16S rRNA (guanine(527)-N(7))-methyltransferase RsmG, giving the protein MGVEDVIGTPAAAEQVFGDRLPVAERFAALLAEHGVERGLIGPREVERLWGRHILNSAVIGEKISTAARVADVGSGAGLPGVPLAIARPDLDIVLIEPMARRVDWLTEVVDELDLSSSVTVVRGRAEEKAVRAVAAERDVVTARAVAPLAKLAGWCLPLVRTGGTLLALKGSSAAEEITRDRLAVRKAGGGEATVAECGGGLLDVPTTVVLIPRVSPEKTKRRR; this is encoded by the coding sequence GTGGGTGTGGAAGACGTCATCGGTACGCCGGCGGCGGCAGAGCAGGTGTTTGGGGATCGTCTTCCCGTGGCTGAGCGGTTCGCGGCGCTGCTGGCCGAGCATGGGGTCGAGCGCGGACTGATCGGTCCCCGTGAGGTGGAGCGGTTGTGGGGGCGCCACATCTTGAACTCCGCGGTGATCGGCGAGAAGATCAGCACCGCTGCTCGCGTCGCCGACGTGGGGTCCGGGGCTGGGCTTCCGGGGGTTCCGCTGGCGATCGCCCGACCGGACCTCGATATCGTGCTCATCGAGCCGATGGCGCGGCGCGTCGACTGGCTCACCGAAGTTGTGGACGAGCTGGATCTGTCGTCGTCCGTCACCGTGGTGCGTGGGCGGGCGGAGGAGAAAGCCGTTCGGGCCGTTGCGGCCGAGCGTGATGTGGTGACCGCGCGGGCGGTCGCTCCCCTGGCGAAGCTCGCCGGTTGGTGCCTGCCGTTGGTGCGCACCGGCGGCACGCTGCTCGCCTTGAAGGGATCGAGCGCCGCGGAGGAGATAACGCGAGACCGGCTCGCGGTGCGCAAGGCCGGTGGTGGTGAAGCGACGGTGGCGGAGTGCGGTGGCGGCCTGCTCGACGTGCCGACCACCGTGGTGCTGATCCCCCGCGTCTCACCCGAGAAGACGAAGCGCCGTCGTTGA
- a CDS encoding ParA family protein, translated as MNPPSSANTGHDVGWTPIAEEAMRAARVLHPESYRLPRPDHRRVLTVANQKGGVGKTTSAVNLAAALAVHGLKTLVVDLDPQGNASTALNVEHRSGTPSVYEVLLGEVTLADAAAVSEQSPNLYCVPATIDLAGAEIELVSMASRETRLKEALTSEAIDQLGVDYVFIDCPPSLGLLTVNAMVAAQEVLIPIQCEYYALEGLGQLLSNIELVQQHLNRELTVSTILLTMYDGRTKLADQVTQEVRNHFGEVVLKTVIPRSVKVSEAPGYGQTILAYDPGSRGALSYLDAAREIAERGVKNGEKQ; from the coding sequence GTGAACCCACCGTCGTCAGCAAACACCGGACATGACGTGGGGTGGACTCCGATCGCGGAAGAAGCCATGCGCGCCGCGCGGGTCCTGCACCCGGAGTCCTACCGGCTCCCCAGGCCGGATCACCGCCGTGTCCTCACGGTCGCCAACCAGAAGGGCGGGGTCGGCAAGACCACCAGCGCGGTGAACCTCGCCGCTGCCCTCGCGGTGCACGGGCTCAAGACGCTCGTCGTCGACCTCGACCCGCAGGGCAACGCCAGCACCGCGCTCAACGTGGAACACCGCTCGGGCACCCCCTCGGTCTACGAGGTGCTGCTCGGCGAGGTGACTCTGGCGGACGCGGCGGCGGTCAGCGAGCAGTCCCCCAACCTCTACTGCGTGCCCGCCACGATCGACCTCGCGGGCGCCGAGATCGAACTGGTGTCGATGGCGTCCCGCGAGACGCGTCTCAAGGAGGCGCTGACGAGCGAAGCGATCGACCAGCTCGGCGTCGACTACGTGTTCATCGACTGCCCGCCGTCGCTCGGCCTCCTGACGGTCAACGCGATGGTCGCCGCGCAGGAAGTGCTCATCCCGATCCAGTGCGAGTACTACGCACTGGAAGGCCTCGGGCAGTTGCTCAGCAACATCGAACTCGTCCAGCAGCACCTGAACCGCGAGCTGACCGTGTCCACCATCCTGCTCACGATGTACGACGGGCGCACCAAGCTCGCCGACCAGGTGACCCAGGAGGTCCGCAACCACTTCGGCGAGGTCGTGCTGAAGACGGTCATCCCCCGCAGCGTGAAGGTCTCCGAGGCGCCCGGCTACGGCCAGACGATCCTCGCCTACGACCCCGGTTCCCGCGGGGCGCTGAGCTACTTGGACGCGGCGCGTGAGATCGCGGAGCGCGGTGTGAAGAACGGTGAGAAGCAATGA
- a CDS encoding ParB/RepB/Spo0J family partition protein produces the protein MSAERRGGLGRGLAALIPTGPVNAEGKPVELKPAPAENGQNGSAPAPAGEVAGAVYREVPISAIKPNPKQPRHVFDEDALAELEHSIREFGLMQPVVVRQLPGDEYELVMGERRLRASQQAELEKIPAIVRQTADEAMLRDALLENIHRVQLNPLEEAAAYQQLLDEFEVTHEELAGRIGRSRPVITNTIRLLKLPLPVQRRVAAGVLSAGHARALLSLESAEDQEDLAARIVAEGMSVRATEEAVTLKKSESPRKAKPAPRKPMQAPGLQDLAVRLSDTFDTRVKVDLGRRKGRIVVEFGSVDDLERIVALMDPSKTNRTSKTD, from the coding sequence ATGAGTGCCGAACGCAGGGGTGGGCTCGGACGCGGCCTCGCCGCCCTGATCCCCACCGGTCCGGTCAACGCCGAGGGCAAGCCGGTCGAGCTGAAGCCGGCCCCGGCCGAGAACGGGCAGAACGGCTCGGCGCCCGCGCCGGCCGGTGAGGTCGCCGGTGCGGTCTACCGCGAGGTGCCGATCAGTGCGATCAAGCCGAACCCGAAGCAGCCCCGGCACGTCTTCGACGAGGACGCGCTGGCCGAGCTGGAGCACTCGATCCGCGAGTTCGGGCTCATGCAGCCCGTCGTGGTGCGCCAGCTGCCGGGCGACGAGTACGAGCTCGTCATGGGCGAGCGGCGCCTCCGGGCGTCGCAGCAGGCCGAGCTGGAGAAGATCCCGGCCATCGTCCGGCAGACCGCCGACGAGGCGATGCTGCGTGACGCGCTGTTGGAGAACATCCACCGCGTCCAGCTCAACCCGCTCGAGGAAGCCGCCGCGTACCAACAGCTGCTCGACGAGTTCGAGGTGACCCACGAGGAACTCGCGGGCCGCATCGGCCGCAGCCGGCCGGTCATCACCAACACCATCCGCCTGCTGAAGCTGCCGTTGCCGGTGCAGCGCCGGGTCGCCGCGGGCGTGTTGTCAGCCGGTCACGCGCGTGCCCTGCTGTCGCTGGAGAGTGCGGAGGACCAGGAGGACCTCGCGGCTCGGATCGTCGCGGAAGGCATGTCGGTCCGCGCGACCGAGGAGGCGGTGACGCTCAAGAAGAGCGAGTCGCCGCGCAAGGCGAAGCCCGCTCCCCGCAAGCCGATGCAGGCGCCGGGGTTGCAGGACCTCGCCGTGCGGCTCTCCGACACGTTCGACACCCGGGTCAAGGTCGACCTCGGCCGCCGGAAAGGCCGGATCGTGGTGGAGTTCGGGTCGGTCGACGATCTTGAACGGATCGTCGCGTTGATGGACCCGAGCAAGACAAATCGGACATCGAAAACCGATTAG
- a CDS encoding D-alanine--D-alanine ligase family protein produces MAERTVAVLAGGLSHERDVSLRSGRRLSAALRAEGLGVEEWDTDAGLLERLRTQRPDAAVVALHGGQGENGSVQTVLEMLGVPFVGTSSQGCRRAWDKPTAKALLAKADFATPDWVVLPHSTFRELGAQAVLDAMVERLGLPLILKPDQGGSALGTQVVRDAAELPAAMVGCFAYGDTVLAERFVDGVEVAVAVIETENGPTALPAVEIVPESGVYDYTARYTAGLTDFFAPARLTEQSAKAVGELAVAAHQLLGLRDISRTDAVVGADGTVHFLEVNLSPGLTETSTVPMAIEAGGGSLGAVFAELIDRAISR; encoded by the coding sequence GTGGCCGAACGCACCGTTGCCGTGCTCGCTGGCGGTTTGTCCCACGAACGCGACGTTTCCCTGCGCTCCGGCAGGCGGCTTTCCGCCGCGCTGCGGGCCGAGGGGCTGGGCGTGGAGGAGTGGGACACCGACGCCGGTCTGCTCGAACGGCTGCGCACCCAGCGGCCGGACGCCGCCGTCGTCGCGCTGCACGGCGGCCAGGGGGAGAACGGCTCGGTGCAGACCGTGCTGGAAATGCTGGGCGTGCCGTTCGTCGGCACCAGCTCGCAGGGTTGCCGCCGCGCCTGGGACAAGCCGACCGCGAAGGCGTTGCTCGCCAAGGCGGACTTCGCCACGCCGGACTGGGTCGTGCTGCCGCACAGCACTTTCCGCGAGCTGGGCGCGCAGGCCGTGCTCGACGCGATGGTCGAGCGGCTCGGCCTGCCGCTGATCCTGAAGCCGGATCAGGGTGGCTCGGCGCTGGGCACCCAGGTGGTCCGCGACGCCGCCGAACTCCCGGCGGCGATGGTCGGCTGCTTCGCGTACGGCGACACGGTGCTCGCCGAGCGGTTCGTCGACGGCGTCGAGGTGGCGGTCGCGGTCATCGAAACCGAAAACGGCCCGACCGCGCTGCCCGCGGTGGAAATCGTGCCGGAGAGCGGGGTGTACGACTACACCGCTCGCTACACCGCCGGCCTGACCGACTTCTTCGCACCGGCGCGGCTCACCGAGCAGTCGGCGAAGGCGGTCGGCGAACTCGCGGTCGCGGCACACCAGTTGCTCGGGCTTCGCGACATTTCGCGAACCGACGCGGTGGTCGGCGCCGACGGGACCGTGCACTTCCTCGAAGTGAACCTCTCGCCCGGTCTCACCGAAACCTCGACCGTGCCGATGGCGATCGAAGCGGGCGGCGGCTCGCTCGGCGCGGTGTTCGCCGAGCTGATCGACCGCGCGATCTCGCGCTGA
- a CDS encoding aminotransferase-like domain-containing protein has product MSEKRPARQPQSGHHNLDPHLPRYAARTAGMTASEIRALFAVASRPEVVSLAGGMPNLAALPLDSLSSQMAELIANDGLVALQYGSAHGVPALREQICEVMALEDISAHPDDVVVTVGSQMGLDMVTRLFCDPGDVVIAEGPSYVGALGSFAAYQAEVVHVAMDDQGLVPEGLREALGQCRKHGKRVKFLYTIPNFHNPAGVTLAVERRAEILEICREHDVLVVEDNPYGLLGFDGQTYPALRSMDPDNVVYLGSFSKTFASGLRVGWVLAPHAVREKLVLAAESATLCPPTLNQLVVSRYLATHDWKGQIKTFGENYRERRDAILSALEQHMPPGCSWTHPDGGFYVWVTVPEGVDTKAMLPRAVTARVAYASGTGFYADGFGSRQMRLSYCYPTPERIKEGVRRLAAVLESEMDLMRTFGSVNPRVVSGPENPSPDTA; this is encoded by the coding sequence ATGAGCGAAAAGCGCCCAGCCAGACAGCCGCAGAGCGGCCACCACAACCTCGACCCGCACCTGCCGCGGTACGCCGCGCGCACCGCGGGCATGACGGCGTCGGAGATCCGAGCGCTCTTCGCGGTCGCCAGCCGCCCCGAGGTGGTATCGCTGGCCGGCGGCATGCCGAACCTCGCCGCGCTCCCGCTGGACTCGCTGTCCTCCCAGATGGCCGAGCTGATCGCGAACGACGGCCTGGTCGCGCTGCAGTACGGCTCCGCGCACGGGGTGCCCGCGCTGCGTGAGCAGATCTGCGAGGTGATGGCGCTCGAGGACATCAGCGCGCACCCGGACGACGTCGTGGTCACCGTCGGCTCCCAGATGGGCCTGGACATGGTGACCCGGCTGTTCTGCGACCCGGGTGACGTGGTGATCGCCGAAGGCCCGTCCTACGTCGGCGCGCTCGGCTCCTTCGCCGCCTACCAGGCCGAGGTCGTGCACGTCGCGATGGACGACCAGGGGCTCGTGCCCGAGGGACTGCGCGAGGCGCTCGGCCAGTGCCGCAAGCACGGCAAGCGCGTCAAGTTCCTCTACACCATCCCGAACTTCCACAACCCCGCCGGCGTGACGCTCGCCGTCGAGCGGCGCGCGGAGATCCTGGAGATCTGCCGCGAGCACGACGTGCTGGTGGTCGAGGACAACCCGTACGGCCTGCTCGGCTTCGACGGCCAGACGTATCCGGCGCTGCGGTCGATGGACCCGGACAACGTGGTCTACCTCGGCTCGTTCTCCAAGACCTTCGCCTCCGGCCTGCGCGTCGGCTGGGTGCTCGCGCCGCACGCCGTGCGCGAGAAGCTGGTGCTCGCGGCGGAGTCCGCGACGCTGTGCCCGCCGACGCTCAACCAGCTGGTCGTCTCGCGCTACCTGGCCACGCACGACTGGAAGGGCCAGATCAAGACGTTCGGCGAGAACTACCGCGAACGCCGGGACGCCATCCTGTCCGCGCTGGAGCAGCACATGCCGCCCGGCTGTTCGTGGACGCACCCCGACGGCGGGTTCTACGTGTGGGTCACCGTGCCGGAAGGCGTCGACACCAAGGCGATGCTGCCGCGCGCGGTGACCGCCCGCGTCGCCTACGCCTCGGGCACCGGGTTCTACGCCGACGGGTTCGGCAGCAGGCAGATGCGCCTGTCGTACTGCTACCCGACGCCGGAGCGCATCAAGGAGGGCGTGCGCCGGCTCGCCGCCGTGCTCGAATCCGAAATGGACCTCATGCGCACCTTCGGTAGCGTGAACCCCCGCGTGGTGTCCGGGCCGGAAAACCCGTCGCCCGACACCGCCTGA